The following proteins are encoded in a genomic region of Hippocampus zosterae strain Florida chromosome 2, ASM2543408v3, whole genome shotgun sequence:
- the znf362b gene encoding zinc finger protein 362b isoform X1, translated as MMAEPRFNNPYFWPPPPSMPGQLDNLVLINKIKEQLMAEKIRPLHMPPTSTPSQQPLLVPTSSSEDAGSQHGMPGPKPQLPGQHPPQQSDITLQARSGSSSGPDGSMDEKLAVKAKGLWEDWHMRALSEQHARANHRSGPAPSSRPESHSTSEAQTPTTPTSSSQNRMGGAPSLNIISGLASGPGMDHMKVGGLAGLLGPPPKATRGRKKIKAENASGPLLVVPYPILADQGCVTVAPKEGKTYRCKVCPLTFLTKSEMQIHSKSHTEAKAHKCPHCSKTFANASYLAQHLRIHLDIKPYHCSYCDNSFRQLSHLQQHTRIHTGDRPYKCAHSGCEKAFTQLSNLQSHQRQHNKDKPYKCPNCYRSYADSASLQIHLSAHAIKNAKAYCCSMCGRAYTSETYLMKHMSKHTVVEHLVSHQSPQRTESPTIPIRISLI; from the exons AT GATGGCAGAGCCTCGATTTAACAACCCTTATTTTTGGCCACCACCGCCATCCATGCCTGGGCAG CTGGATAACCTGGTACTCATCAACAAGATCAAGGAGCAACTGATGGCCGAGAAGATCCGACCCCTGCATATGCCACCTACCTCCACCCCTTCCCAGCAACCTTTGTTGGTGCCCACCTCATCCTCGGAAGATGCCGGCTCCCAGCATGGCATGCCGGGTCCCAAGCCACAGCTGCCGGGCCAACACCCGCCGCAGCAGTCTGATATCACTCTCCAAGCTCGTTCAGGTTCCAGCTCTGGACCAG ATGGAAGTATGGACGAGAAGTTGGCTGTGAAGGCTAAAGGGTTATGGGAGGACTGGCACATGAGGGCCCTGAGTGAGCAGCACGCCCGCGCCAACCATCGCTCAG GTCCAGCTCCTTCATCTCGACCCGAAAGCCACAGCACCTCCGAGGCCCAAACCCCCACGACGCCAACCTCCAGCAGCCAAAACCGCATGGGGGGCGCCCCCTCTCTCAACATTATCTCCGGGTTGGCGAGTGGTCCTGGCATGGACCACATGAAGGTTGGAGGCCTGGCAGGACTGTTGGGCCCCCCACCCAAGGCAACACGCGGGCGAAAGAAGATTAAAGCTGAGAACGCGTCGGGTCCTTTGCTGGTGGTCCCTTATCCTATTCTAGCAGACCAAGGCTGTGTCACCGTGGCACCCAAAGAGGGCAAAACGTACAG GTGCAAAGTGTGCCCACTCACCTTCCTGACCAAGTCCGAGATGCAGATCCACTCTAAGTCTCACACGGAGGCCAAAGCACACAAGTGTCCccactgttccaagacattcgCCAACGCCTCGTACCTGGCCCAGCACCTGCGTATCCACCTGGACATTAAACCGTATCACTGCTCCTACTGCGACAACTCTTTCCGCCAGCTCTCACATCTGCAGCAGCACACCAG AATCCACACCGGCGACCGGCCTTATAAATGCGCTCACTCCGGATGTGAAAAAGCTTTTACGCAGCTGTCCAATCTCCAG TCTCACCAGAGGCAACACAATAAAGACAAGCCGTACAAATGTCCCAACTGCTACCGTTCCTACGCCGACTCGGCGTCGTTGCAGATCCATTTGTCGGCGCACGCCATCAAAAACGCCAAGGCCTATTGCTGTAGCATGTGTGGCCGGGCGTACACCTCG GAGACCTACCTTATGAAGCACATGTCCAAACACACGGTGGTGGAACACCTAGTGAGCCACCAGTCCCCTCAGAGGACCGAGTCCCCCACCATCCCCATACGGATATCCCTTATCTGA
- the znf362b gene encoding zinc finger protein 362b isoform X2 produces MAEPRFNNPYFWPPPPSMPGQLDNLVLINKIKEQLMAEKIRPLHMPPTSTPSQQPLLVPTSSSEDAGSQHGMPGPKPQLPGQHPPQQSDITLQARSGSSSGPDGSMDEKLAVKAKGLWEDWHMRALSEQHARANHRSGPAPSSRPESHSTSEAQTPTTPTSSSQNRMGGAPSLNIISGLASGPGMDHMKVGGLAGLLGPPPKATRGRKKIKAENASGPLLVVPYPILADQGCVTVAPKEGKTYRCKVCPLTFLTKSEMQIHSKSHTEAKAHKCPHCSKTFANASYLAQHLRIHLDIKPYHCSYCDNSFRQLSHLQQHTRIHTGDRPYKCAHSGCEKAFTQLSNLQSHQRQHNKDKPYKCPNCYRSYADSASLQIHLSAHAIKNAKAYCCSMCGRAYTSETYLMKHMSKHTVVEHLVSHQSPQRTESPTIPIRISLI; encoded by the exons ATGGCAGAGCCTCGATTTAACAACCCTTATTTTTGGCCACCACCGCCATCCATGCCTGGGCAG CTGGATAACCTGGTACTCATCAACAAGATCAAGGAGCAACTGATGGCCGAGAAGATCCGACCCCTGCATATGCCACCTACCTCCACCCCTTCCCAGCAACCTTTGTTGGTGCCCACCTCATCCTCGGAAGATGCCGGCTCCCAGCATGGCATGCCGGGTCCCAAGCCACAGCTGCCGGGCCAACACCCGCCGCAGCAGTCTGATATCACTCTCCAAGCTCGTTCAGGTTCCAGCTCTGGACCAG ATGGAAGTATGGACGAGAAGTTGGCTGTGAAGGCTAAAGGGTTATGGGAGGACTGGCACATGAGGGCCCTGAGTGAGCAGCACGCCCGCGCCAACCATCGCTCAG GTCCAGCTCCTTCATCTCGACCCGAAAGCCACAGCACCTCCGAGGCCCAAACCCCCACGACGCCAACCTCCAGCAGCCAAAACCGCATGGGGGGCGCCCCCTCTCTCAACATTATCTCCGGGTTGGCGAGTGGTCCTGGCATGGACCACATGAAGGTTGGAGGCCTGGCAGGACTGTTGGGCCCCCCACCCAAGGCAACACGCGGGCGAAAGAAGATTAAAGCTGAGAACGCGTCGGGTCCTTTGCTGGTGGTCCCTTATCCTATTCTAGCAGACCAAGGCTGTGTCACCGTGGCACCCAAAGAGGGCAAAACGTACAG GTGCAAAGTGTGCCCACTCACCTTCCTGACCAAGTCCGAGATGCAGATCCACTCTAAGTCTCACACGGAGGCCAAAGCACACAAGTGTCCccactgttccaagacattcgCCAACGCCTCGTACCTGGCCCAGCACCTGCGTATCCACCTGGACATTAAACCGTATCACTGCTCCTACTGCGACAACTCTTTCCGCCAGCTCTCACATCTGCAGCAGCACACCAG AATCCACACCGGCGACCGGCCTTATAAATGCGCTCACTCCGGATGTGAAAAAGCTTTTACGCAGCTGTCCAATCTCCAG TCTCACCAGAGGCAACACAATAAAGACAAGCCGTACAAATGTCCCAACTGCTACCGTTCCTACGCCGACTCGGCGTCGTTGCAGATCCATTTGTCGGCGCACGCCATCAAAAACGCCAAGGCCTATTGCTGTAGCATGTGTGGCCGGGCGTACACCTCG GAGACCTACCTTATGAAGCACATGTCCAAACACACGGTGGTGGAACACCTAGTGAGCCACCAGTCCCCTCAGAGGACCGAGTCCCCCACCATCCCCATACGGATATCCCTTATCTGA
- the znf362b gene encoding zinc finger protein 362b isoform X3, with the protein MAEKIRPLHMPPTSTPSQQPLLVPTSSSEDAGSQHGMPGPKPQLPGQHPPQQSDITLQARSGSSSGPDGSMDEKLAVKAKGLWEDWHMRALSEQHARANHRSGPAPSSRPESHSTSEAQTPTTPTSSSQNRMGGAPSLNIISGLASGPGMDHMKVGGLAGLLGPPPKATRGRKKIKAENASGPLLVVPYPILADQGCVTVAPKEGKTYRCKVCPLTFLTKSEMQIHSKSHTEAKAHKCPHCSKTFANASYLAQHLRIHLDIKPYHCSYCDNSFRQLSHLQQHTRIHTGDRPYKCAHSGCEKAFTQLSNLQSHQRQHNKDKPYKCPNCYRSYADSASLQIHLSAHAIKNAKAYCCSMCGRAYTSETYLMKHMSKHTVVEHLVSHQSPQRTESPTIPIRISLI; encoded by the exons ATGGCCGAGAAGATCCGACCCCTGCATATGCCACCTACCTCCACCCCTTCCCAGCAACCTTTGTTGGTGCCCACCTCATCCTCGGAAGATGCCGGCTCCCAGCATGGCATGCCGGGTCCCAAGCCACAGCTGCCGGGCCAACACCCGCCGCAGCAGTCTGATATCACTCTCCAAGCTCGTTCAGGTTCCAGCTCTGGACCAG ATGGAAGTATGGACGAGAAGTTGGCTGTGAAGGCTAAAGGGTTATGGGAGGACTGGCACATGAGGGCCCTGAGTGAGCAGCACGCCCGCGCCAACCATCGCTCAG GTCCAGCTCCTTCATCTCGACCCGAAAGCCACAGCACCTCCGAGGCCCAAACCCCCACGACGCCAACCTCCAGCAGCCAAAACCGCATGGGGGGCGCCCCCTCTCTCAACATTATCTCCGGGTTGGCGAGTGGTCCTGGCATGGACCACATGAAGGTTGGAGGCCTGGCAGGACTGTTGGGCCCCCCACCCAAGGCAACACGCGGGCGAAAGAAGATTAAAGCTGAGAACGCGTCGGGTCCTTTGCTGGTGGTCCCTTATCCTATTCTAGCAGACCAAGGCTGTGTCACCGTGGCACCCAAAGAGGGCAAAACGTACAG GTGCAAAGTGTGCCCACTCACCTTCCTGACCAAGTCCGAGATGCAGATCCACTCTAAGTCTCACACGGAGGCCAAAGCACACAAGTGTCCccactgttccaagacattcgCCAACGCCTCGTACCTGGCCCAGCACCTGCGTATCCACCTGGACATTAAACCGTATCACTGCTCCTACTGCGACAACTCTTTCCGCCAGCTCTCACATCTGCAGCAGCACACCAG AATCCACACCGGCGACCGGCCTTATAAATGCGCTCACTCCGGATGTGAAAAAGCTTTTACGCAGCTGTCCAATCTCCAG TCTCACCAGAGGCAACACAATAAAGACAAGCCGTACAAATGTCCCAACTGCTACCGTTCCTACGCCGACTCGGCGTCGTTGCAGATCCATTTGTCGGCGCACGCCATCAAAAACGCCAAGGCCTATTGCTGTAGCATGTGTGGCCGGGCGTACACCTCG GAGACCTACCTTATGAAGCACATGTCCAAACACACGGTGGTGGAACACCTAGTGAGCCACCAGTCCCCTCAGAGGACCGAGTCCCCCACCATCCCCATACGGATATCCCTTATCTGA